The region ATTACCTTAAAGCCCCAGGAGCTGGCCGGTAAGAACACTGAAGTGAAGTTGAACTCTTCATTCTTCAACCTTGAATTTTACAGGTAAACCAGTTTGGAGGGGAAGGGGTCGGGGGGTGGAATGTTTGGAGGATTCTTTTTCCACTTCTATATAAATTGGAGggatttggattttttttcgttttctgcagtttctgtgctttgtgcatttgtatatctgtgtgtgtatttatacaCTTCTTAAAAACATTCAGGCTTATACAGGTTAAAATCTCCTTCAAGCTGAAAGGTGTTGCCCTACAAACAATCCATGCCCGTGAATTGCCTGACTGCTatgcatttcaaaatactgtGAGTATAGAGTATGACACTTCCAACACTGTATATATAATCAGAGTTTAGGGGCCCACAAGCATCTTCGTTATGTCTAGACTGCAAGGGAAAAGCAGTTGAGCATGTCCTGGTCCTTACTTTCCTCTTCTTACCTGAGGCTCTTCAAGATGTTTCCATGGGCCAGTGTTACTTCCAGCTGGTAATTTCATAGCCTGAGAAGAGGATACGTAGTTGTTAGCTTTCTAAAGGTTAAATCTGATATCTGACTTCTTGAAACATTGCTTTTGTCCTTTTTGAGTATATATTCTCAAATTGCCTACACTGTTCATGGTGATAGCTTTCTTAAAACCTACCTGACTAACAAGTACTGATATCAAACACACTATGTCAGAACACTTAACAAGACTTGTGTTATAAAGTAAATTTTGCTGGCCTTCTTTCTGATGCACCTTTATGTTTCCAGATTACTTTCAACAATAGAGCTCACAGTGGAAAAATCAAAGTCTATTTTAATAGTGATACTGATATTCAAGAATGCAAAGACTGGCACATACTTGGTTCTGGTAAGTATGGTGCAAACTTATTTGTGATGGCAGTGTTGTGCATCTTTTCCCATCATTTTCCCTGCTGTGAAAGAGTCGGTCTAACAAGACTGTCTCTGTACTGCTCATCCTGCCCACCCGCTGCCCCTACAACAAAAAGCCTTGCATAATACAACTCATTACCTCCTTGTAATTACGTCttggaaaataattcttttttttgtaaggGTATTGAGCTTGCAGTCATCTCTGTATAGTGGTGTGTGTCAGCATCAGGCTCTGTCTGGAAGGAGGATTTTAATTGTTCTGTTGCTCTGAGATTATTTGAATAATTCACTTTAATGTACTAACAATGATAAATTCCCAACTGAAGGCTCATACAGTTTTAAGAAGTATCTCTCTGAGTAATTGAAGCATgctatttctgaagtttttactttttttcccctctgctgtggTTAAGTTTAATGATATATATTAGCAAGGATGATATCTACACTGTATTTCTATTGTTAAGGCTTTATCTGATAGCTGAGGCTTGGGTACTAAAGCCTGTTTCACAGGAATAGCTGTATTGTACTTTATGCAGCTACTTCTGTAAACTTGCTGTAAGGGATTGTGGCAGAGTGATAATTTACTTATGTCCTGTATAGGATCTTAGTTAATGGCAATGTCGAATAGCTTGCTTTTTGCTTGGCCAAAGCCAATGTTTCTCTGATAATAGCATGTTGAACTGATATTAGAGTGGTATCTTGTAGTATGTTCTGAATAACCACCAAATGTTCTGGTGTGCATCTATGTACAGTGATTTCTTGGCAGCACTCTTTCAGCTAGCTGTCTACGGTAGTTTATTTACATGTAGTAACCAGCTGAAGGCCCATGCATAACTCAGTAATAAAGTCAAGCTAAAACACTATTTACAGTGATTAAAAGCAATTGTTTTAACCATACCTTGTCTAGTTTCACAACACAGATGTTGAACTGGTAGGAACAACTGAGAGTGTAAACTAAGGAAAAGGTATGCCTTGGGTTCTAAACCTGTGTAGGAAGAACAGTGCAGAAAGTCAAACAAGTTTCTGACTGCAGGTCAGGGCATGAGAAATGAGGTGGGATTTCTTCCTGTTTGATTGGCTTTTAAGGATGCTGAAGTGTGTTTACCCAATGTAAATACGTGGCACAAAGATGGACGGATGGccttaatggaaaaaaaggatgtttgtattaatataattttttttaattatactttttttaattttgaaaaatgcaaaCGTGCTTTTCATTCTTGTGACCCACGTAATTCTCAGGTAAACTGTGCTCCAGACATATTGGCTCAGGAAGGAATATCTTTGAACCCCATTACTTCATGGGAGAAGAGtgtttaaatgcaaaatagGTGTTGTTTTGTAACAATATGTGCTCAAAGAGATGTGACAAAACGaaatctattttatttccttgactTTTTACAGTGCTCCAGAAAAACAGTTTGTACATTCTAGTTTTTGATGGATTTGTCATCTTAAATTGCTTAGCATCTCTCATCCTCTGCTCGCGGTCCGTTGTTCTTGCCTTGAGACTACGACAAGTAAGTGTAGTGCTCATAATCCCAGCGTTCCTTTTCTCTCTATCCTGTTTGCTAGTTTTGTGTAGTAATGTTTTGTGGAAGTGTCTGTGATGAACAGTTAATGGCAGAAATTAGTTTTACTTCAGGTTGTGTAATACTGTAATGTGAACTATTACATTGGCTCTCTTGAGGGCATTTGTTCTTGAGCAAAAAGAACAGGTGAGAGCAGATAGTATGGTGCGGGAGGTGACATTGTTGGCTCTACTGGAAGTGAGAATTGCCTTATAGCTGTGTTTGAGCTACAGTTAATTCTTATTTTACTCTTCTTGGGGGTTGATAAGAACTGCTTATGAAGAAGGTTGAAAAGAGGATACCAAGCCATGGCTAAGTTAGTAAGGATGAGTTACAAAGTCAGCTGTCCTGTGGAAAGTTAGTTTTCACTTATCTAAAccagttttaatatttttttcccccgcTTCATTTCTGTTGCTATTGCTGATGATTTTTAGGCTATTATTCCAGCAAATACTGTGGGCAAAAAGTGGGTATGTGAATACTGGGCATTGCTACAGTACTGGGGCATCTGTACATATTTTTCTTGTGAGGAGACCTGTAACTGAACACCTAAATGCTTCTCAACAGAGATTTGTTAACTTCTTCTTGGAGAAATACAACCGTTGTGTCAGTTACACTGATCGCATGGAGTTCATAAACGGTTGGTATGTCCTGGTAATTATCAGCGATGTGATGACAATCATTGGGTCAATCCTAAAAATGGAGATAAAAGCCAAGGTGAGAGGTGCTTTAGGTAAAGTCCTAAACTCGTTAGAATCAAGTGTAATGTGTTTTAACTTGGACAAATGAAAGTGAGCTGCAGCAGTCACTTGTCATCTTGTTTACTTTTTGTTAGCTCTTATTTCTATATCTATCATTGATAGCTGTACAGGCAGATAGATATCTGGGGCTTTGTGTGTTTATCACTTGACACTTACTTTGTATGTAGCATCGAACTCTTGGGCTTATGCTTTTTTCTGAGCACTTCTTTTATGGGTGATGATTCTGGGTCCATCCATCAAAAAGGATATATGAGCATTAATGAATACTGTGTTGGGCTTTTCTGACTAATAACTGATTTCAGTTCCCTTTCCCCAGAGTATTTCAGCAAGACCATGTCAGCTGTCTAAACCTCTTATTTCCACAGTGCTAAATCCCCCTAATCCCTGGTTTAGAACTTCTGGGTAGGCATTTCCTAACTAATAGCCTTGCGTTATCTTATTCCTGtaagaatcacaggatggcttaggttggaggggaccataaagatcatttagttcccaccttctgccatgggctgggttgccacccactagatcaggctgcccagggccccatccaacctggtgttgaatgcctccaaggatggggcacccaaataaaatcatagaagtAGTCGTGTGTATTGCACAGGGAAGTCAGGAGTCATCCCCTCAGGTAAAACAGGTCTGTTTTCTGAGGTTAGAAACATGGCTATTATAGCCTGTGGTCCTGGCCTGCCCAAACTATGGGCACAGCCACTGTCAGCTGCTAGTCCTTGACCTCCAGATCTGAGCTTGCTAATATTGATGTGTTCTGTCTGTCTAGCAGCTTCTAGCTTTATTGGAAAAACTGTGTCAACAATTCACATGTTTACAAAACCTCATATTCTGGGAAAAACGGGGGGTAGTGTGCTCTTGCTGCTTCATGTGTACTAATGCTCAAAGGGCAAATGCTCAGAGTGGCTGTCAGAGGAAGCGTGTACCAATGTCCAGCTTtatggtgaggtggggatgagGGTGGGAAATCTTGGTGGGTACCATGTGCTTATTGTCACCAGTTCTAGCCTTCTGCTAAGACCAACTGCAAATAGAGTTGGTTATAAACACTGCTGGTAGTGAAAGTGATGTTCTAGTTTGAAACAGCTGGCAACCTGTTCAAAGCTGTCAATGCTTACAGCACAGATGGGACTTGTAGTCCTGGGGTTCACTTCCCATTTAAATGATGGCTCACCTACTAGTTGTCAACAAGCTCTCATTCTCTATTAACGGTGCACATTAGcctcttaaaaatgaaatatttgggATATCCAGGCCAGTTTTAGAACTGTACAGTAACTGAAATAAGGGCTCTGGTTCTTCTGGGCTTCATGCAAAACTTCAAGAGTATTGGTGTAGTTGTGCTTCCATGTACGGCACTACTGTATTTGGGTGGACTCTCTAAATAAAATGCAACTTGTTCTGGTCTGATTTTTGTGATGTGGCAACATGCTTTCAATATTGGGCTGCCCTGCTTTATTTGTCTGACCTGGTGAAACTTCATCAAGCTGACATACTTGTTGCTTTGTAACGTGATCACCTGCTCTCTTTGGATCCCTCAGAACCTCACAAGTTATGATGTCTGCAGCATTTTACTTGGAACATCAACTCTATTTGTCTGGGTTGGAGTCATCAGATACCTGGGATATTTTCAAACTTACAACGTaaggctgaaataaaatattcaagaatTAAATTTTATCTGTCACTCTTATTCAAATTGTATCACGTTATTCAcgtgtaacttttttttctccttctccttttttccacCCTAACTTGTAGGTGCTCATTTTGACTATGCAAGCATCGTTACCCAAAGTGCtaaggttttgttgttgtgctGGGATGATTTATCTTGGCTATACTTTCTGTGGTTGGATTGTATTGGGACCGTATCATGAGAAGGTATGTCAGCAGTATTATTTCTTTGCCCGTCTAACTGGGTATATGTCTCTGTATTGCTCCTAGGTAGAAGTTTAAGACCTGTTTCTGgtgtgcttgtgtgtgtgtgtatgttttgttgttgttagaagCTCTGCaggggtctgtgtggggctggaggtgcGTTGCTCTGTTCTCTTTCGCCCTCTTCTGGTAATTCCGGTGCATTTGGGATGAAGTTCACCGTTACCATTTCTGGGAATCTCACAGACACTTCTTCCAAATTTTTCCCAAGCAGTGGAACTTCAGCCACTAAATCTTGACTCAAACGGAGGAATGACTTCTTTTTTATGTGTTTACTTTGCTTCCTGTGAGGGTACgtcttgtttgcttgtttagaCTTTATATCAATGTTTGCCTAGGGCATTCCTCTTCTTGTCAGAAACCCAAGTACAGTAGCAAAGCTTTGTATGTTTCACAGTACGTGCAAAAACAACTGTAAATTTGGGGTTCTTTTCATGGTTGATGCTGAATGGGACTCtttgggggagggagaaaggggcAAAAAAGGACAGATTGCTAACGTGATAAATTCTAACTATCCATTAATGAGTAACAAATGTATGACTTACTCTTAGGTTTTTTCTGCTTACACACTGTGTAGTAACAAAGATGCACATTGCAGTGCCTGCTTCAGCTTCTCGTACCCCCGGAGTTCAAAATCCTCAAACTTGGTGtaattttcttttgagaaacaTAAGTGTTCAGTCTGCGTGTATTTCACCTTGATAGCAATGCATTTCTCTGATATGCTATATGCTGTAGAATTATTTGTAATGATAGACTAATTTCTTTATGAGAGACATAGCACAAATGCTGTTCTTCCTACTTCCCTGCAA is a window of Gallus gallus isolate bGalGal1 chromosome 8, bGalGal1.mat.broiler.GRCg7b, whole genome shotgun sequence DNA encoding:
- the MCOLN2 gene encoding mucolipin-2 isoform X3, which codes for MRMTTAAAYIPNRMLMTAYFMLLIRQLKNISLGTLGYEHDGSGLKICKQQYRKGGMLPSNDKPNIDVSTETDCITLKPQELAGKNTEVKLNSSFFNLEFYRLIQVKISFKLKGVALQTIHARELPDCYAFQNTITFNNRAHSGKIKVYFNSDTDIQECKDWHILGSVLQKNSLYILVFDGFVILNCLASLILCSRSVVLALRLRQRFVNFFLEKYNRCVSYTDRMEFINGWYVLVIISDVMTIIGSILKMEIKAKNLTSYDVCSILLGTSTLFVWVGVIRYLGYFQTYNVLILTMQASLPKVLRFCCCAGMIYLGYTFCGWIVLGPYHEKFEDLNTVAECLFSLVNGDDMFATFAQIQQKSMLVWIFSRLYLYSFIILFIYMILSLFIALITDAYDTIKKYQQSGFLATDLHEFLKDCGNVSYRKEQTSMPSICCCRRRQSDDNLILIN